Proteins encoded together in one Flavobacteriales bacterium window:
- a CDS encoding T9SS type A sorting domain-containing protein — MAWFHDTLFLGPYCGGYQWVEAWGDGVYLANGQWHGMGEVDGPLSILPVNDRLFVGGTASTVNGQYMPGVREWRMDSLRPLPNAPWTLPASVYGAALWKDRIYFGGVFQVLGSRKIVSFDGVDQWEGLAGGVGGNFVSTLCGYGDSLYAGGFFLNGTDPDVYSDHVQVWDGTAWHPFFPQVDFEGSVSDIQVHGGALYISGVYHFVGDTTLYGVLRYDGQQLCALGGHMYSDHGDMAFFQDDLYLILPPQNPQLPYEFIGYLDLDTVEPDTCVQVSTGLPEAGSPVRVSVHPNPAAERVQVASSTGGNLYTVEVQDALGQVVHRQAPRAGSAVTLEVAAWPAGCYLVRVEDQHGRRGSARFIKH; from the coding sequence ATGGCCTGGTTCCACGACACGCTTTTTTTGGGCCCCTATTGCGGGGGCTATCAATGGGTGGAGGCCTGGGGCGATGGTGTATACCTGGCCAATGGGCAGTGGCACGGCATGGGCGAGGTGGACGGCCCGCTCTCGATCCTGCCGGTGAACGACCGGCTGTTCGTGGGTGGGACGGCCAGCACGGTGAACGGGCAGTACATGCCCGGGGTGCGGGAGTGGCGCATGGATTCGCTGCGCCCCCTGCCGAACGCGCCCTGGACGCTGCCGGCCTCGGTGTACGGTGCCGCCCTGTGGAAGGACCGCATCTACTTCGGCGGGGTGTTCCAGGTGCTGGGCAGCCGCAAGATCGTGTCCTTCGACGGGGTGGACCAGTGGGAGGGCCTGGCCGGTGGCGTGGGCGGCAACTTCGTGTCCACCCTCTGCGGCTACGGGGACTCCCTGTACGCGGGCGGCTTCTTCCTGAACGGGACGGACCCCGATGTGTACAGCGATCACGTGCAGGTGTGGGATGGCACGGCGTGGCATCCGTTCTTCCCGCAGGTGGACTTCGAGGGCAGCGTATCGGACATCCAGGTGCACGGGGGCGCGCTGTACATCAGCGGGGTGTACCACTTCGTGGGGGACACCACCTTGTACGGGGTGCTGCGGTATGATGGGCAGCAGCTGTGCGCCTTGGGGGGCCACATGTACTCGGACCATGGGGACATGGCCTTCTTCCAGGACGACCTGTACCTGATCCTGCCCCCGCAGAACCCGCAGCTGCCCTACGAGTTCATCGGTTACCTGGACCTGGACACGGTGGAGCCGGACACCTGCGTGCAGGTGAGCACGGGTCTTCCGGAAGCCGGTTCGCCGGTACGGGTCTCGGTGCACCCGAACCCGGCGGCGGAACGCGTGCAAGTGGCCTCGTCAACAGGAGGGAACCTCTATACGGTAGAGGTGCAGGATGCGCTTGGGCAAGTGGTGCATCGCCAAGCGCCAAGGGCCGGGAGCGCGGTGACGCTGGAGGTGGCCGCGTGGCCGGCGGGCTGTTACCTGGTGCGGGTGGAGGACCAGCACGGCCGCCGGGGCTCCGCACGCTTCATCAAGCACTGA
- a CDS encoding T9SS type A sorting domain-containing protein yields MKQWLAYIVSLVTTFGQAQVYVPEELFGESYAAKWTYLRNNGQVHDLNGDFSDETVFHSVGTNPTLYAQRGSRTVWTMRYADTSGVGLDTIVRVDMTCIGEEVGDPLPVVLDTITGHYNFYEEFTPTGITGVGGGKRVVYEEVWKKIDYHILSNRWGPKFLFVVKPGGDPQDILLMFEGQDSLDVDVDGFLRIHFGQRYLKLNQAVAYQMIGGAPSVVSWIPEYAHVEGSTQVSVTVGAYNAQLPLIFVITPFNPLAGGGGGTPGALPEWGTFLSGSHDDAVTGLDHDDSGNLYFCGYSKSTSGLPVGNGVFQTPAGDYDAVVGRFNQYYEVEVAGTWMTYIGGTTDDRATGVSWDEVNNRIALVGAGLLPSSFPNVPLQANPNCYQSTGMAFVSYLEASTGSVEYATKFSNGMPAWLNDVDFDSNGNAYVVGHSYQGIDYEGTIGGPAFFFWGGPENGPMYHTGLVAMFSAQADLVWCTAIGGPGDEWVWGCEVDPLNNRLYVVGETQSPFDPDPLVNNCEGGNTHFQLCDAGGWFQDRLNGAGQNQGPYNDGFIMGFDLSDRSLFWSTFFGGQFSDQVTDVVVDDAGNIYVTGYTESHTYNSQPCTWNNENWFPKCDPGFPAFFQPNYGNNVDGFVAKFSPGTDLLWSSYIGGSHWDGGSGHLWMNSAITWSTLGPMVYMNTNTHNGLQNLLVQANDGGGYFQGLHADGTPGVNGNPDTYLIQFDADGSVYHASYFGGFGLDIVGDVDAFDGRVYVAGATGNTSGVFPLYEPTIAGHTPYLNDVPDLSGSTRDGFLAQVRYDLTVGVADGALASSSNPLLIVPNPATTTMTIRLSSGMDLESVEVFDVGGRRCWTEATRTHGSAQLDVSRLSTGVYVVRAADKNGRVTLARFVKQ; encoded by the coding sequence ATGAAGCAGTGGTTGGCGTACATCGTGTCCTTGGTGACCACGTTCGGCCAAGCGCAGGTCTATGTTCCAGAGGAACTGTTCGGAGAATCCTATGCGGCCAAATGGACCTACTTGCGGAATAACGGACAGGTCCATGATCTGAACGGTGACTTCAGCGACGAGACGGTCTTCCATAGCGTAGGCACGAATCCAACGCTCTATGCGCAGCGCGGAAGCCGGACCGTATGGACCATGCGCTATGCCGATACATCAGGCGTCGGGCTCGATACGATCGTTCGTGTGGACATGACGTGCATCGGTGAAGAGGTGGGCGATCCACTTCCGGTGGTGTTGGACACGATCACGGGCCACTACAATTTCTACGAGGAGTTCACTCCGACGGGGATCACGGGCGTGGGAGGAGGCAAGCGCGTGGTGTATGAAGAGGTCTGGAAGAAGATCGACTACCATATCCTGAGCAACCGCTGGGGGCCCAAATTCCTCTTCGTGGTGAAACCCGGGGGTGATCCGCAGGATATCCTCTTGATGTTCGAGGGTCAGGATAGTTTGGACGTGGATGTGGATGGGTTCCTGCGCATCCACTTCGGACAACGGTATCTGAAGTTGAACCAGGCGGTGGCTTATCAGATGATCGGAGGGGCGCCGAGCGTGGTGTCGTGGATCCCGGAGTATGCCCATGTCGAAGGCTCCACGCAGGTCTCTGTGACCGTCGGGGCGTACAACGCGCAGCTTCCGCTGATCTTCGTGATCACGCCGTTCAATCCCCTGGCCGGTGGGGGAGGAGGAACTCCAGGCGCCCTGCCTGAATGGGGTACCTTTTTGTCCGGAAGCCATGATGATGCCGTGACAGGCTTGGACCATGATGATAGCGGGAACCTCTATTTCTGCGGGTATTCAAAGTCAACTTCCGGTCTGCCTGTTGGCAACGGTGTCTTTCAAACCCCAGCCGGAGATTACGATGCAGTAGTCGGCCGGTTCAATCAGTACTATGAGGTCGAGGTCGCCGGGACGTGGATGACTTACATCGGAGGTACGACGGATGATCGTGCGACGGGAGTCTCTTGGGATGAAGTCAACAATAGAATTGCTCTCGTTGGTGCCGGACTTTTGCCTTCTTCCTTCCCGAACGTTCCGCTACAAGCCAATCCCAACTGTTATCAGAGTACGGGGATGGCCTTCGTCTCATATCTAGAAGCATCAACGGGTTCTGTGGAGTATGCGACCAAGTTCTCCAATGGAATGCCAGCATGGCTCAATGACGTGGACTTTGATTCCAATGGGAACGCGTATGTGGTTGGACATTCCTATCAAGGCATTGATTACGAAGGCACCATTGGTGGTCCTGCGTTCTTCTTCTGGGGCGGACCTGAAAATGGACCGATGTACCACACGGGCCTCGTTGCCATGTTCAGCGCGCAGGCCGACCTTGTGTGGTGTACCGCCATCGGTGGGCCCGGCGATGAGTGGGTCTGGGGTTGTGAGGTGGATCCATTGAACAACCGGCTTTATGTGGTGGGGGAGACCCAATCTCCTTTTGATCCCGACCCACTTGTGAATAACTGCGAGGGTGGTAATACGCATTTTCAGCTCTGCGATGCGGGAGGCTGGTTCCAAGATCGATTGAACGGTGCGGGACAGAACCAGGGTCCGTACAACGATGGCTTCATCATGGGCTTTGACCTGTCCGATCGGAGTTTGTTCTGGTCCACATTTTTTGGTGGGCAGTTCAGCGACCAGGTGACGGATGTGGTGGTGGATGACGCGGGGAACATCTATGTGACAGGATACACGGAAAGCCATACGTACAATTCCCAACCGTGCACATGGAACAATGAGAATTGGTTCCCGAAATGCGATCCAGGTTTTCCTGCGTTCTTCCAGCCGAACTATGGGAACAATGTCGATGGCTTTGTGGCCAAATTCAGCCCGGGTACGGATCTGCTTTGGTCCTCGTACATCGGTGGCAGTCATTGGGATGGCGGATCCGGTCATTTGTGGATGAACTCGGCCATCACCTGGAGTACGCTTGGTCCGATGGTGTACATGAACACGAACACACACAATGGACTACAGAATTTGCTTGTGCAAGCCAACGATGGCGGAGGGTACTTTCAAGGCCTGCATGCGGACGGAACCCCGGGCGTCAATGGCAACCCCGACACCTACCTGATCCAGTTCGATGCGGATGGGTCTGTGTACCATGCAAGCTATTTCGGTGGCTTCGGGCTGGACATCGTGGGCGACGTGGACGCATTCGATGGCCGTGTGTATGTGGCCGGTGCGACCGGCAACACCTCTGGTGTTTTTCCACTGTACGAGCCGACGATCGCTGGTCACACTCCTTACCTCAATGACGTTCCGGACCTGAGCGGCTCGACCCGGGATGGTTTCCTGGCGCAGGTCCGGTACGACCTTACCGTGGGTGTGGCGGATGGAGCTCTCGCGTCCTCTTCGAACCCCTTGCTCATCGTGCCGAACCCGGCCACGACGACCATGACCATCCGGCTCTCCAGTGGCATGGACCTGGAGTCTGTTGAGGTGTTCGATGTGGGCGGAAGGCGGTGCTGGACCGAGGCCACACGCACCCACGGAAGTGCCCAGCTCGATGTCTCCCGGCTCTCCACCGGTGTGTACGTGGTGCGCGCAGCGGACAAGAACGGTCGCGTTACGCTGGCTCGATTCGTAAAGCAATGA
- a CDS encoding choice-of-anchor L domain-containing protein, giving the protein MRRGTDRGLLLATLLLPAVAAAQITVDNTQTPEQLVQNVLLGGGITVSNVTFNGQPGNVINDQIGSFDGTNSNVNIAQGLVMCSGSVPEVVGPNNNDGLTLGPASPDFTGDIDLETISQQNVNDKAVLEFDFVPAGDSLKFRFVFGSEEYNEYVCSTFNDVFGFFLSGPGINGPFSNNAENIALVPGTSVPIGINTVNNGSAGTFGDPSNCAAVDPNWQSNSGFYFDNAGGLTVQYDGFTVVLTARALVQCGQTYHIKLAIADAFDSALDSGVFLEGGSFSSNPFIPALQPGPGVFGDVVFESCFPVTLNFVRVGDISQPDTVYLSYGGTSTPGVDYFPALPDTLLFAGGQGSIPFVLNVPVDGDGDETIEITLLVPGGCNGQPIEVTYTFFIQSVPELQVTTSGATVACGETVDLTATVTGGFGFHDLLWSTGDTSATITVTALGTQDITVIATDTCGLAPDTAFATITLTPPPPIGLSIVGPDDLVEGCDSTVVRVTRPQGSTGDLTVQLVQSGAATNGTDHSTVPASIIIPNGTNQLDLPLNALNDGVADGTETATITATYTNACGQTVTASVSFTITDPQPLSLLGDDVLAECTDSLVLVVAASGGTGTITLLWADGTVGTTVWVPGDVDGTYPVTATDACGQTATLALDVEVDCEIFIPNVFSPNGDGQNDRFEIEGIQSRQNTVRIFNRWGQVVFEANNYRNTWDGRNVPDGTYFYEVVVEGGEGPFTGHLTILNN; this is encoded by the coding sequence ATGAGGCGAGGAACCGATCGTGGCCTGCTGCTGGCCACCCTGCTGCTGCCCGCCGTGGCGGCGGCGCAGATCACCGTGGACAACACCCAGACGCCGGAGCAGTTGGTGCAGAACGTGCTGCTGGGCGGCGGCATCACCGTGAGCAACGTGACCTTCAACGGGCAGCCGGGCAACGTGATCAACGACCAGATCGGCAGCTTCGACGGCACCAACTCCAACGTGAACATCGCCCAGGGCCTGGTGATGTGCAGCGGCAGCGTCCCCGAGGTGGTCGGTCCCAACAACAACGATGGCCTCACCCTGGGCCCGGCCTCACCGGATTTCACCGGTGACATCGACCTGGAGACCATCTCCCAGCAGAACGTGAACGACAAGGCCGTGCTGGAGTTCGACTTCGTGCCGGCCGGCGATTCCCTGAAGTTCCGCTTCGTGTTCGGCAGTGAGGAGTACAACGAGTACGTGTGCTCCACCTTCAACGATGTGTTCGGCTTCTTCCTCAGCGGACCGGGCATCAACGGGCCCTTCAGCAACAACGCCGAGAACATCGCGCTGGTCCCCGGAACCTCCGTGCCCATCGGCATCAACACGGTGAACAACGGCTCGGCCGGGACCTTCGGCGACCCGTCCAACTGCGCGGCGGTGGACCCGAACTGGCAGAGCAACAGCGGCTTCTACTTCGACAACGCCGGCGGCCTCACCGTGCAGTACGACGGCTTCACCGTGGTGCTCACCGCACGGGCCCTCGTGCAATGCGGGCAGACCTACCACATCAAGCTCGCCATCGCCGATGCCTTCGACTCGGCCCTGGACAGCGGCGTGTTCCTGGAGGGCGGCAGCTTCAGCAGCAACCCCTTCATCCCCGCACTGCAGCCTGGCCCCGGCGTGTTCGGCGATGTCGTCTTCGAGAGCTGCTTCCCGGTCACCCTCAACTTCGTGCGGGTGGGCGACATCAGCCAGCCCGATACGGTGTACCTGAGCTACGGCGGCACCTCCACGCCCGGCGTGGACTACTTCCCCGCGCTGCCCGACACGCTGCTCTTCGCCGGTGGACAGGGCAGCATCCCCTTCGTGCTCAATGTGCCCGTGGATGGCGATGGCGATGAGACCATCGAGATCACCCTGCTGGTGCCCGGTGGGTGCAATGGCCAGCCGATCGAGGTCACCTACACCTTTTTCATCCAGAGCGTGCCCGAACTGCAGGTGACCACCAGCGGCGCCACCGTGGCCTGCGGCGAGACCGTGGACCTGACGGCCACGGTCACCGGGGGCTTCGGCTTCCACGACCTGTTGTGGAGCACCGGGGATACGAGCGCCACCATCACCGTCACCGCGCTGGGCACGCAGGACATCACGGTGATCGCCACGGACACCTGCGGCCTGGCTCCGGACACCGCCTTCGCCACCATCACGCTCACTCCTCCGCCGCCCATCGGGTTGAGCATCGTAGGCCCCGACGACCTGGTGGAGGGCTGCGATTCCACGGTGGTGCGTGTGACGCGCCCGCAGGGCAGCACCGGCGACCTCACCGTGCAGTTGGTCCAGAGCGGCGCGGCCACGAACGGCACCGACCACAGCACCGTGCCCGCGTCCATCATCATCCCCAACGGCACCAACCAGCTCGACCTGCCGCTGAACGCGCTGAACGATGGGGTGGCCGATGGCACGGAGACCGCCACCATCACCGCCACGTACACCAACGCCTGCGGGCAGACGGTGACCGCGAGCGTGTCCTTCACCATCACAGACCCGCAACCCTTGAGCCTGCTGGGCGACGACGTGCTGGCCGAATGCACGGACAGCCTGGTGCTGGTGGTCGCGGCCTCCGGTGGAACGGGTACCATCACCCTGCTGTGGGCCGATGGCACCGTGGGCACCACCGTGTGGGTGCCGGGCGATGTGGATGGCACCTATCCGGTGACCGCCACCGATGCCTGTGGACAGACCGCGACGCTCGCGCTGGATGTGGAGGTGGACTGCGAGATCTTCATCCCCAACGTCTTCAGCCCCAACGGCGACGGCCAGAACGACCGCTTCGAGATCGAGGGCATCCAAAGCCGGCAGAACACGGTGCGGATCTTCAACCGCTGGGGTCAGGTGGTCTTCGAGGCCAACAACTACCGCAACACCTGGGATGGGCGCAACGTGCCCGATGGCACCTATTTCTACGAAGTGGTGGTGGAAGGTGGCGAAGGCCCCTTCACCGGGCACCTCACCATCCTGAACAACTAG